GCCGTTGTCAGTGGCGTGTGCTTCTCTTTTCAGCAAGGTCCACGACTGGTCCACGGTACGCGGGGCGAGGACCGGGTCCGTGAAGGCGACGAGGCGTACGCGGGTGGCAGCCGAGGAGGGGGTGAGGCGCAGGAGACGGGTGGTGGCGACGAGGAACGCCGGGGAGGTGCCGGTGAAGGCGTGGGCGCGCACATTGCCTTCGGTGGCGTCGGTTCCGGTGGGGTCGGTGCGGACCCAGGTGACGCCGTCGAGGGCGGCGCCGCGGACCTGCCAGGCGGCGGCGTGGAGTTCGAGGCGGATGGGGCGGCCGAGTTCGTCGAGGGTGAGGTCGACGGAGCCGTGGTGATCGCCTGAGGGGGTGGTCAGCTGGGAGACGTAGCGCCAGCCGGAGGGGCCGATGGCGCAGTGGAAGTGTTCTTCTGCGAGGGGGGTGTGATCGTGCGGATCGTGGAGCGAATAACGGCCGCGGGGCATGAGGGTCCTGGGTCTTGACGGGCTGGGCAGGTCGCTGGTCCGTCAAACGGGGCAGGCCCCCGGCACGGGGGTGCGGGGGCCTGCCTCGGAGGACCTGAGCTGCTGCCGAGGAGCGCGTCAGTGCACGGGCGCTCACCACAGTCTGCGGTGCGGGCTCGGCAGCACTGTGCTGCTCGGCTCAGTAGCGGTAGTGGTCCGGCTTGTACGGACCCTCGACCTTCACACCGATGTACTCGGCCTGCTCGGGACGGAGCATGGTCAGCTTCACACCGAGCGCCTCCAGGTGGAGACGCGCGACCTTCTCGTCCAGGTGCTTGGGCAGCACATACACACCGGTCGGGTACTCGTCGGGCTTGGTGAACAGCTCGATCTGGGCCAGGGTCTGGTCCGCGAAGCTGTTGGACATCACGAACGACGGGTGACCGGTGGCGTTGCCCAGATTCAGCAGACGGCCCTCCGACAGCACGATGATCACCTTGCCGTCCGGGAAGGTCCACGTGTGCACCTGCGGCTTCACCTCGTCCTTGACGATCCCCGGGATCCTCGCCAGACCGGCCATGTCGATCTCGTTGTCGAAGTGACCGATGTTCCCGATGATCGCCTGGTGCTTCATCCTGGCCATGTCGCCGGCCATGATGATGTCCTTGTTACCGGTCGTGGTGATGAAGATGTCGGCCGTCTCGACGACCTCGTCCAGCGTCGTCACCTGGTAGCCGTCCATCGCCGCCTGCAACGCGCAGATCGGATCGATCTCGGTGACGATCACCCGCGCACCCTGACCGCGCAGGGACTCCGCACAGCCCTTGCCCACGTCACCGTAACCGCACACCACCGCCGTCTTACCGCCGATGAGGACATCGGTAGCGCGGTTGATGCCGTCGATCAGCGAGTGACGGCAGCCGTACTTGTTGTCGAACTTCGACTTGGTCACGGCGTCGTTGACATTGATCGCCGGGAACAGGAGAGTGCCATCGCGCTGCATCTCGTACAGGCGGTGGACACCGGTCGTGGTCTCCTCCGTCACGCCGCGGATCTCGGAGGCCAGCTGGGTCCACTTCTGCGAGCCGTCCGTGATGGTGCGGTGCAGGAGCTCGAGGATGACTCGGTGCTCGTCGGACTCGGCGGTGTCGACGTCCGGGACCTTGCCGTCCTTCTCGTACTCGACGCCCTTGTGGACGAGGAGGGTGGCGTCACCGCCGTCGTCCAGGATCATGTTCGGGCCGCCCGTGGGGCTGTCCGGCCAGGTCAGCGCCTGCTCCGTGCACCACCAGTACTCCTGAAGCGTCTCGCCCTTCCAGGCGAACACCGGGACGCCCTGCGGGTTGTCGGGCGTGCCGTTCGGGCCGACGGCGATGGCGGCCGCGGCGTGGTCCTGGGTGGAGAAGATGTTGCAGGAGGCCCAGCGGACCTGGGCGCCCAGGGCGACCAGGGTCTCGATGAGCACGGCCGTCTGCACGGTCATGTGCAGGGAGCCGGTGACGCGAGCGCCGGCCAGCGGCTGCGCCTCGGCGTACTCCTTGCGGATCGCCATCAGGCCGGGCATCTCGTGCTCGGCGAGGGTGATCTCCTTACGGCCGAACTCGGCCAGGGAGATGTCGGCGACCTTGAAGTCCTGTCGGTTTTCGACAGTCGTCATTGAGAGCTGCTCCTCGGGGTTGGGTCGAGGTGGGTACGGCTGGTCTGCGCGGCGGCGGACACAGGGGTGCCCGAAAGAGGACACAGGCATGCCCGCGTGTGCGCAGCGCAGTCCGTCGGAGGCCCTCTCTCCCTCGGCCGGTCCGCGGTGGGACCGCCCGACCGCCATCAGCAGCGACGTCTGGCTCCGTCCCAAGCTACACCGGGGGCGCCTGCGATCCCCAGTCCGCAGGGAAACACATCAAGCCGATCCCGTAACGGGCGGGGGTGGGAGTGTCGGTGAGGTGCGGGAGTGGTGGAAGGCCGCGGGGCCCGCCGAGTGGTTCGGCGGGCCCCGTGGCCTGAGGAGTCGTACGAGGGGGTGTCAGTGGTCGGTGGCGTGCGGGGTGGGGCCGCCGGGGCTTGCCTCCGGGTCGGAGCCCTTGGCCGCTTCTGCCTCGCTGTAGATGTCCGGCTCGAGGTAGATCACGCGGGCGATCGGGGCGGCCTCGCGGATGCGGGACTCGGCGGCGTCGATGGCGGCGGCGATCTCGGTGGCCGTCTCCTCGTGACGGACGGCGATCTTGGCGGCGACGAGGAGCTCCTCGGGACCGAGGTGGAGCGTGCGCATGTGGATGATGCGGGTGACCGTGTCGCCGTCGACGACGGCGGCCTCGATCTTCTGGGTCTCCTCGACGCCGGCGGACTCGCCGAGCAGCAGCGACTTGGTCTCGGCCGCGAGGACCAGGGCGATCAGGATGAGCAGGATGCCGATGCAGAGGGTGCCGACGCCGTCCCAGACGCTGTCGCCGGTGAGCAGGGCGAGGCAGACACCGCCGAGGGCGAGGATCAGGCCGACGAGGGCGCCGAGGTCCTCCAGGAGGACGACCGGGAGCTCGGGGGCCTTGGCGTGGCGGACGAACTCCTTCCAGGAGCGCTTGCCCCGCAGGACGTTGGACTCCTTGATGGCCGTGCGGAATGAGAACGTCTCGGCGATGATCGCGAAGATCAGCACGCCGACCGGCCAGTACCAGTGCGTCAGCTCGTGCGGGTGCTTGATCTTCTCGTAGCCCTCGTAGAGGGCGAACATGCCGCCGACCGAGAAGAGGACGATGGAGACGAGGAAGGCGTAGATGTAGCGCTCGCGGCCGTAGCCGAAGGGGTGCTGCGGGGTGGCCTCGCGCTTGGCCTTCTTGCCGCCGACCAGCAGTAGCGCCTGGTTGCCGGAGTCGGCGAGCGAGTGGACGGACTCGGCGAGCATCGACGACGAGTTGCTGAAGAGGAACGCCACGAACTTCGCTACCGCGATCGCGAGGTTGGCGGCCAGTGCCGCCACGATCGCCTTGGTGCCGCCTGACGCGCTCATATGTTCGCGTTGTCCCTTCGTACGCCGTTCCAGGGCCGGGACGCCGCCCTGGATGCGGCGCCCGTGGCTTTGCCCGTGCTTGACGGTGGGCCATTGTTGCAGCCCGCTCGGGCTGCGGTGCTTCAGGTCACCAGCACGGGGGTCATCGAAACGGTCAGGCGACGACCGTGGCCCGGAAAAGCGTGCCGGTTCCGGACACTTCGGTCTTTTCGCCGGCCGGGACGAAGACGGATCGGCCCGGGGTCAGGTCGTGCTCGCCCGCCCGGACGGAGCCGGCCGTGCAGAGCAGGATCTGCGGGGTCGCGCGGGTGAGGTCGTGGGCGCTGCCGGCCTCGGGGAGGACGTAGCGGGACAGGCGGAACTCGTCGATCGGGGTCTCGTAGACCTCTTCGCCGTCCGGGGAGGCCTCGGGGCGCAGGACGCCGGGGTCACCGGGCTGGAAGCGGACGATGCGCAGGAGCTCGGGGACGTCGACGTGCTTGGGGGTCAGGCCGCAGCGCAGGACGTTGTCGGAGTTGGCCATGATCTCGACGCCGAGGCCGTTCAGGTAGGCGTGCGGGACGCCGGCGCCGAGGTAGAGGGCCTCGCCGGGCTGGAGGCGGACGTGGTTCAGCAGCATCGCGGCGATGACGCCGGGGTCGCCCGGGTAGTGATGGGCGATGTCGGCGTAGGGGGTGTAGGCGCCGCCGAGGCGGGTGCAGGCGGCCGCCGCCTCCGCGACCGTCCGGGACATCTCCTCGGGGTCGGCGGTGAGGATCGCCGTGAGGACCTCGCGCAGGGCGGCGTCCTCGGGATGGGCGTGCAGCAGGTCGACGTACGGCTTGAGGGAGTCGACGCCGAGGTCGTCGAGCAGGCCGGCGGCCGCGAGCGGGTCGCGGAAGCCGCACAGGCCGTCGAACTCGGTGAGGGCGCAGATCAGTTCGGGCTTGTGGTTGGCGTCCTTGTAGTTGCGGTGCGGGGCGTCCACGGGGACGCCGCGGCGCTCCTCGTCCGCGTAGCCCTCCTTGGCCTGCTCCAGGTCGGGGTGGACCTGGAGGGAGAGCGGGGCGCCGGCGGCGAGGATCTTGAGGAGGAAGGGCAGGCGGGGGCCGAACTTGGCGACCGCGGCCGGTCCGAGTTCCTTCTCCGGGGCGGCGTCGATGACCTCGACGAGCGTGCCCCGGTCGGTGCGTGAGGGTGCGCCGGGGTGGGCGCCCATCCACATCTCCGCCTGCGGCTCGCCGGTCGGTTCGGTGCCGAGCAGGTGCGGGATGGCGGTGGGGGAACCCCAGGCGTAGGGGCGGATGGTGTTGTCGAGGCGGTCCATGGGGGTCTCTCTGGGTGTTCGGGCGTGCGAGCGCGTCAGGGTGTCCCGGGCATGATCAGGCCCTCGAAGCGAGCGCCAGGTAAACCGCGGCGAAATCTGTGATGGCGATCAGTTCCGCGAGGGTCTCCAGTTCGCCGCCCGCCTCCGGTTCCAGTTCGCTGATCGGCGTGTCGTGGCTGAGGGCCAGGTCGCGGGCGCCGGGGGCGGCGGTGAGGCCGCCGATGGGGCGGTCGCGGAGGAGCACCACGCGCGCGTGCAGGGCGGGTGGTTCCTCGACGCGGTCGCGGAAGAAGTCGTCGGGGTTGGCGCTGGCGGCCAGGGGGCCGGCGAGCAGGGCGCTGTGTGCGGCGAGGGCCTCGGGGAGCTCGGCGACGACCGCGGGGGTGCCGGACAGCTCGGCGAGCGCGGCGGCGAAACGGCGGCCCGCCGGTCCGGCCGAGGTGCCCTCGGTCCAGACGATCGGGAGCGCGTCGGCGAGTTCGGCGGCGAGGGTCTTGGCCGGGTTGCTGTAGGTGGCGATGGCGGGGCCGCAGCGTTCGGCGACGCGGTCGAGACGGTCGGCGACCTTGCCGAGGGCGTTCGGCGGGGCGGCGAGCACTCCCGTACGGTCCAGGAGCGCCAGCAGTGGGGTGAGCAGCGCCCACAGGACGCCGGGGGCGGAGGCGGCGAGGGGCTCGTCCTGGTCGTACGGGGCGGTCGCCATGGGGATGAACAGGCCGTGCGAGCCGTTCACCGCGTCGGCGAGCGGGGAGCGGCTGGGGGCCACGGCGACGACGGCGCAACCGCGGCGGTAGGCCTGTTCGGCCAGGAGGGACAGACCCGGTTCGGTGCCGTCCGGGGTGGTGATCAGGAGGAGGTCGACGGAGCCGACCCAGCCGGGCAGTTCCCAGCGCAGGGCGCCCGCGGCGGGGGCGACGCCGCTGGGGGCCAGCCGCGTGACCGGGCTGCCGGCGCCGGCGAGGGTACCGAGGAGGTCGGCGGCGTGGGTGGCGGCTGCGCCCGGGCCCGCGATGAGGACGGCGCGGGGGCGGCCGTCGGGCTTGAGGTCCTTGATGCCGGCTTCGGCGGAGTGGCGGGCGGCCGTGCGCACGCGGGCGCCGGCTTCTGCGGCGCCGCGGAGCAGCCCGCGGTGGTCGGCCTCGGAGAGGCCCTCCGGGGAGTCGAGCAGCGATTCGTCGAGCATGGGCGGCAGCCTCCGATCGCCGGGGTCCGTTCCGGGCCCGTTTTGCGGATGTCCTACGTCGGTGCCCGCTGTGCCGGGGGCTATGTGCACCGGGGTTCACGCGGGTGGGTCTGCCCCCGGTCGGGTCTACGCGGGGCGGCGGGCCTCGTCGACCAGGAGGACGGGGATGCCGTCGCGGACGGGGTAGGCCAGGCCGCAGTTCTGGGCGGTGCAGAGCAGTTCGGTGTCCTGCTCCTTGAGGGGAGCGTGGCAGGCCGGGCAGGCGAGGATTTCGAGGAGGCCGGCTTCGAGGGCCATGCGGGGTCCCTTCGGGGATCGGGCGGGGTGGGGGTTGGTGCTTGGGGTGGTGCGGATGTGCCTGGTCAGGGTACCGCCGGTGGGGGCGGGGGTGGTTGATACGTGCGGGGGGTGGGCTGGGTAAGGGGCTCCGGCCCTTTGCCCCCGCCAGGGGGCTCCGCGCCCTGGACCCCCGGGACTGTGCCCACCCACCGCCCGAAGCGGTCGGACAGGAAGCTGGGCTCGCGGGCCGTCACGCCCTGATGATCGCCAGTGCCTCGTCCCTCACCCTCGCCATCGTCTCCGGGTCCCTCGCCTCCGCGTTCAGGCGGAGCAGGGGCTCGGTGTTGGAGGGGCGGACGTTGAACCACCAGTCGGTGGCGGAGACGGTCAGGCCGTCCAGGTCGTCGAGGGTGATGCCCTCACGGCCCTCGTACGCGGAGCGGATCGCGGCGAGGCGGGCCGCCTGGTCGGAGACCGTGGAGTTGATCTCGCCGGAGCCGGCGTAGCGGTCGTACTGGGCGACGAGGGCGGACAGGGTGCCCGGCTGGCCGCCGAGGGCCGCCAGGACGTGGAGGGCGGCCAGCATGCCCGTGTCGGCGTTCCAGAAATCGCGGAAGTAGTAGTGCGCGGAGTGTTCGCCGCCGAAGATCGCGCCCGAGCGCGCCATTTCCGCCTTGATGAAGGAGTGGCCCACGCGGGTGCGGACGGCGGTGCCGCCGTTCTCCGCGACGACCTCGGGGACCGACCAGGACGTGATCAGGTTGTGGATGATCGTGCCTTTGCCGCCGTGCCTGGCCAGTTCGCGGGAGGCCACCAGGGCGGTGATCGCCGACGGGGAGACCGGCTCGCCGCGCTCGTCGACGACGAAGCAGCGGTCGGCGTCGCCGTCGAAGGCGAGGCCGAGGTCGGCGCCCTCTTCGCGGACCCGCTTCTGGAGGTCGACGAGGTTGGCCGGGTCGAGGGGGTTGGCCTCGTGGTTGGGGAAGGTGCCGTCGAGTTCGAAGTACATCGGGACGAGCGTCAGGGGCAGGCCGGCGAAGACCTCGGGGACCGTGTGGCCGCCCATGCCGTTGCCCGCGTCGACGACGACCTTCAGGGGGCGGATGGAGGTCAGGTCGACCAGGGAGCGCAGGTGCGCCGCGTAGTCCGACAACGTGTCGCGGCCGGTGATGGTTCCGGGCGTCGCGGCGGGCTCGGGGGCGCCCGACTCGCTCCAGCGCTCGACCAGTTCGCGGATCTCGGCGAGGCCGGTGTCCTGGCCGACCGGGGCGGCGCCCATGCGGCACAGCTTGATGCCGTTGTACTGCGCCGGGTTGTGGGAGGCGGTGAACATGGCGCCCGGCAGGTTCAGCGCGCCCGAGGCGTAGTAGAGCTGGTCCGTCGAGCACAGGCCGATCTCCGTCACGTCGGCGCCCAGCGCCGCCGCCCCGCGCGCGAAGGCACGCGACAGGCCTGGTGAGGAGGGCCGCATGTCGTGCCCGGTCGCGATGGCGCTCGCGCCGGTGACCTGTACGAAGGCCGCTCCGAAGAGCTCGGCCAGGGACTCGTCCCACTGGTCGGGGACGACCCCGCGTACGTCGTACGCCTTGACGACCTGCGACAGATCAGCAGCCACGGCCAACCTTCCTGAAAAAGTACTGTCGGTCCGCACAAACTACCCCCGGCCGCTGACAGCGCGCTGTGCGGATGCCCGGTGGACGTCCGGACGTCAGCTCTGGTCAGGGCAGCATCCAGCCCAGGACGGGTGTGCTCTGGCCGACCACGATCAGGCACATCACCAGCAGCAGGCCCAGGCTCCACGGCAGGACCTTGCGCAGCAAGTCGCCCTCGCGGCCCGCGAGTCCGACGGCCGCGCAGGCGATGGTGAGGTTCTGCGGGGAGATCATCTTGCCGAGGACGCCGCCGGAGCTGTTGGCGGCGGCCAGGAGGTCGGGCGACAGTCCCGACTCGCGGGCGGCGGTCACCTGGAGGGCGCCGA
The genomic region above belongs to Streptomyces coeruleorubidus and contains:
- the ahcY gene encoding adenosylhomocysteinase — translated: MTTVENRQDFKVADISLAEFGRKEITLAEHEMPGLMAIRKEYAEAQPLAGARVTGSLHMTVQTAVLIETLVALGAQVRWASCNIFSTQDHAAAAIAVGPNGTPDNPQGVPVFAWKGETLQEYWWCTEQALTWPDSPTGGPNMILDDGGDATLLVHKGVEYEKDGKVPDVDTAESDEHRVILELLHRTITDGSQKWTQLASEIRGVTEETTTGVHRLYEMQRDGTLLFPAINVNDAVTKSKFDNKYGCRHSLIDGINRATDVLIGGKTAVVCGYGDVGKGCAESLRGQGARVIVTEIDPICALQAAMDGYQVTTLDEVVETADIFITTTGNKDIIMAGDMARMKHQAIIGNIGHFDNEIDMAGLARIPGIVKDEVKPQVHTWTFPDGKVIIVLSEGRLLNLGNATGHPSFVMSNSFADQTLAQIELFTKPDEYPTGVYVLPKHLDEKVARLHLEALGVKLTMLRPEQAEYIGVKVEGPYKPDHYRY
- a CDS encoding cation diffusion facilitator family transporter, encoding MSASGGTKAIVAALAANLAIAVAKFVAFLFSNSSSMLAESVHSLADSGNQALLLVGGKKAKREATPQHPFGYGRERYIYAFLVSIVLFSVGGMFALYEGYEKIKHPHELTHWYWPVGVLIFAIIAETFSFRTAIKESNVLRGKRSWKEFVRHAKAPELPVVLLEDLGALVGLILALGGVCLALLTGDSVWDGVGTLCIGILLILIALVLAAETKSLLLGESAGVEETQKIEAAVVDGDTVTRIIHMRTLHLGPEELLVAAKIAVRHEETATEIAAAIDAAESRIREAAPIARVIYLEPDIYSEAEAAKGSDPEASPGGPTPHATDH
- the manA gene encoding mannose-6-phosphate isomerase, class I, which produces MDRLDNTIRPYAWGSPTAIPHLLGTEPTGEPQAEMWMGAHPGAPSRTDRGTLVEVIDAAPEKELGPAAVAKFGPRLPFLLKILAAGAPLSLQVHPDLEQAKEGYADEERRGVPVDAPHRNYKDANHKPELICALTEFDGLCGFRDPLAAAGLLDDLGVDSLKPYVDLLHAHPEDAALREVLTAILTADPEEMSRTVAEAAAACTRLGGAYTPYADIAHHYPGDPGVIAAMLLNHVRLQPGEALYLGAGVPHAYLNGLGVEIMANSDNVLRCGLTPKHVDVPELLRIVRFQPGDPGVLRPEASPDGEEVYETPIDEFRLSRYVLPEAGSAHDLTRATPQILLCTAGSVRAGEHDLTPGRSVFVPAGEKTEVSGTGTLFRATVVA
- a CDS encoding SIS domain-containing protein; this translates as MLDESLLDSPEGLSEADHRGLLRGAAEAGARVRTAARHSAEAGIKDLKPDGRPRAVLIAGPGAAATHAADLLGTLAGAGSPVTRLAPSGVAPAAGALRWELPGWVGSVDLLLITTPDGTEPGLSLLAEQAYRRGCAVVAVAPSRSPLADAVNGSHGLFIPMATAPYDQDEPLAASAPGVLWALLTPLLALLDRTGVLAAPPNALGKVADRLDRVAERCGPAIATYSNPAKTLAAELADALPIVWTEGTSAGPAGRRFAAALAELSGTPAVVAELPEALAAHSALLAGPLAASANPDDFFRDRVEEPPALHARVVLLRDRPIGGLTAAPGARDLALSHDTPISELEPEAGGELETLAELIAITDFAAVYLALASRA
- a CDS encoding Trm112 family protein, whose product is MALEAGLLEILACPACHAPLKEQDTELLCTAQNCGLAYPVRDGIPVLLVDEARRPA
- a CDS encoding phosphomannomutase/phosphoglucomutase, which produces MAADLSQVVKAYDVRGVVPDQWDESLAELFGAAFVQVTGASAIATGHDMRPSSPGLSRAFARGAAALGADVTEIGLCSTDQLYYASGALNLPGAMFTASHNPAQYNGIKLCRMGAAPVGQDTGLAEIRELVERWSESGAPEPAATPGTITGRDTLSDYAAHLRSLVDLTSIRPLKVVVDAGNGMGGHTVPEVFAGLPLTLVPMYFELDGTFPNHEANPLDPANLVDLQKRVREEGADLGLAFDGDADRCFVVDERGEPVSPSAITALVASRELARHGGKGTIIHNLITSWSVPEVVAENGGTAVRTRVGHSFIKAEMARSGAIFGGEHSAHYYFRDFWNADTGMLAALHVLAALGGQPGTLSALVAQYDRYAGSGEINSTVSDQAARLAAIRSAYEGREGITLDDLDGLTVSATDWWFNVRPSNTEPLLRLNAEARDPETMARVRDEALAIIRA